One Methanohalophilus mahii DSM 5219 genomic window carries:
- a CDS encoding MFS transporter encodes MKFRKSHLLLLCVTAFFAMAGGAILAPVLPDMVVPLDTTSHEIGLVISVYTISTAIFTLIIGHFVDRLDRKKVLVPCLLIYGLMGLASFFATDLQTLLILRLLQGMGVAGMMSLAMLIIGEAYSGSERLHAMGRVSTTIAIGIIAAPLIGGGLAIAGWNYPFLFYALSLPFAVIMFFHLPETRLQNLEINKRGLLDAFGAMRDFRVAYTIFLVFVTFFLLYSVVVYVPFMLKEYFGYTADKSGIVLAFQGIAVIIVASNVRRIATKFEMISMIGIGFLLVSVAILLLTQVNSVLPVFALMFIFGCGYGLSQTVIDGMIVHISPPQVRGGVLSIHNSTKYVGMSLSPALMGMVYFYFGLQTVFLLAGLLALFAGISVYMVREWFVDI; translated from the coding sequence ATGAAATTCAGGAAAAGTCATCTCCTGTTGCTCTGTGTCACTGCCTTTTTTGCCATGGCAGGCGGTGCAATTCTTGCGCCGGTTTTGCCTGATATGGTGGTGCCTCTTGATACAACATCCCATGAGATAGGGCTTGTTATTTCGGTATATACCATCTCCACTGCAATTTTCACTCTCATAATTGGACATTTCGTGGACCGGCTGGATCGAAAAAAAGTACTGGTTCCCTGCCTTTTGATATATGGTTTGATGGGTCTGGCGAGTTTTTTTGCCACGGATTTGCAAACCCTTCTGATTCTGAGACTTTTGCAGGGTATGGGAGTAGCCGGAATGATGTCTCTTGCAATGTTGATTATCGGAGAAGCTTATTCTGGTAGTGAACGTTTGCATGCAATGGGTAGGGTGAGTACGACGATAGCAATTGGTATAATTGCGGCTCCTCTTATTGGAGGTGGCCTGGCAATTGCCGGCTGGAACTATCCTTTCCTGTTCTATGCTCTTTCCCTGCCCTTTGCAGTAATTATGTTCTTCCATCTGCCCGAAACAAGACTCCAAAACCTGGAAATCAATAAAAGAGGGTTACTGGATGCATTTGGTGCAATGCGGGATTTCCGTGTGGCCTACACAATATTTCTGGTTTTTGTGACATTTTTCCTGCTTTATTCAGTGGTAGTTTATGTGCCTTTTATGCTTAAGGAATATTTCGGATATACCGCAGATAAATCCGGAATTGTGCTTGCTTTTCAGGGAATTGCCGTTATTATTGTCGCTTCAAATGTACGCAGAATCGCCACAAAGTTTGAGATGATTTCAATGATTGGTATTGGCTTTCTCCTTGTGAGTGTTGCTATATTGTTGCTGACACAGGTGAACTCTGTACTTCCTGTCTTTGCCCTTATGTTCATTTTTGGCTGTGGCTATGGCCTTTCTCAGACAGTTATAGACGGGATGATCGTTCACATATCCCCGCCTCAGGTACGAGGGGGTGTACTTTCCATTCATAATTCCACAAAATATGTGGGGATGAGTTTGTCTCCTGCTCTGATGGGGATGGTTTACTTTTATTTTGGACTGCAAACTGTTTTTTTGCTTGCCGGTTTACTGGCTTTGTTTGCTGGGATTTCTGTTTATATGGTGAGAGAATGGTTTGTTGATATCTGA
- a CDS encoding aminotransferase class I/II-fold pyridoxal phosphate-dependent enzyme: MVSDNEDMISLGVGEPDYITPWHIREACIHSLEQGETSYTSNYGLVELRDEISRTYTQKQGLYYDPTCEILVTSGVSEALDLAVRAITDPGDEIIIVEPSYVAYAPAVIFAGGNPVPVQTCMEDKFKLTSENLKKAITPKTKAILLNYPNNPTGAVMDKRELEPIAEVVEEHDIMVISDEVYERMTYDTRHTCFASLDGMRQRTIVLNGFSKAYSMTGFRMAYALAPAPVLAAMMRIHQYSMLCAPITAQVGAIEALKNGEEEVEKMVNEYNRRRRLIVKGFNNIGLDCFNPGGAFYAFPSVASTGLTSEQFAERLLDQQQVVTIPGNVFGRAGNGYLRCAYAASREDIKEALDRIENFISNI; the protein is encoded by the coding sequence ATGGTCTCCGACAATGAGGACATGATATCCCTCGGAGTTGGAGAACCCGATTATATTACCCCCTGGCACATTCGGGAAGCCTGCATTCATTCACTGGAACAGGGAGAAACATCCTATACATCCAACTATGGACTTGTAGAACTCAGGGACGAAATATCCAGAACCTATACCCAGAAGCAAGGATTGTACTATGACCCTACATGCGAAATACTGGTGACATCGGGAGTAAGTGAAGCACTTGACCTGGCGGTGCGTGCCATCACCGATCCGGGTGACGAAATCATAATTGTGGAACCCTCTTATGTTGCCTATGCACCGGCGGTCATCTTTGCAGGTGGAAATCCGGTTCCTGTACAAACATGCATGGAAGACAAATTCAAACTTACTTCCGAAAACCTTAAAAAGGCGATCACTCCGAAAACCAAAGCCATACTGCTCAATTATCCAAACAATCCCACCGGTGCCGTGATGGATAAAAGGGAACTGGAACCCATCGCGGAAGTAGTGGAAGAACATGATATAATGGTCATCTCGGATGAAGTCTATGAGAGAATGACCTATGACACACGTCATACATGTTTTGCCTCCCTGGATGGCATGAGGCAACGCACCATAGTCCTCAACGGGTTTTCCAAGGCATATTCGATGACCGGTTTTAGAATGGCCTATGCACTTGCCCCTGCACCGGTGTTAGCAGCCATGATGCGCATACACCAGTATAGCATGCTTTGTGCCCCGATTACCGCACAGGTCGGAGCAATCGAGGCCCTCAAGAATGGTGAGGAAGAAGTGGAGAAAATGGTCAATGAATATAACCGGCGTCGCAGGCTTATTGTCAAGGGATTCAATAATATCGGCCTGGATTGTTTCAACCCAGGCGGGGCCTTTTATGCATTCCCCTCTGTTGCGTCCACAGGCCTGACATCGGAACAGTTTGCCGAAAGACTGCTCGACCAGCAGCAGGTTGTTACCATACCAGGCAATGTATTCGGCAGGGCCGGAAATGGGTATCTCAGATGCGCCTACGCAGCCTCCAGGGAAGACATCAAAGAAGCTCTTGATAGAATCGAGAATTTCATATCAAACATCTAA
- a CDS encoding aminotransferase class I/II-fold pyridoxal phosphate-dependent enzyme — translation MHLEKHQLKPADDNHMLPFKENILELIPSTHGGLIRKTSQQYSIPLSDIVDFSASLNPLGSPFDNPEWGMDLQDLFATSFERMGQYPDNRYLEYRTAAASFVGGGAGVVNVVPGNGSSEIIRLVAGCILNEGDEVMIPQPTFAEYEQQCRVAGAKIVYYPVGSLLSISADALESVRILFVCNPNNPTGKLLAREDVLRLARLCAETDTLLFVDEAFIELSDISSTVVDVAISNDHVFVMRSLTKSFALPGIRMGFGVASEAMAEKLNTARLPWNMGSLAEGVGCALMEMEGGMESPFMDMSRQKITQYRDYLVERLNDIYGFHPHSSSVNYILVDISELLMDSVELTERLARHGVLIRDCSSFPLMEKDYIRLAVRPPEETDILIHTIGEVLTESGKDYAEEKLKETIKDASCGCSSSRNTCEYYPCHFEGQDCTFCFCPFYPCEDTRTGGKWIDSTTGSRVWSCEDCVLVHNSDVVHKMLDILMEDGGTDISLKKAWDEVIHVSL, via the coding sequence ATGCATCTTGAAAAACACCAATTAAAGCCGGCAGATGATAATCATATGCTCCCCTTCAAAGAAAATATACTTGAGTTAATTCCTTCAACCCATGGCGGACTTATCCGGAAGACTTCACAACAATATTCCATTCCCCTGTCCGATATAGTGGATTTTAGTGCCAGTTTGAATCCTCTGGGCAGCCCCTTTGATAATCCTGAATGGGGTATGGACCTGCAGGATCTGTTTGCCACTTCCTTTGAAAGAATGGGGCAATATCCTGATAATCGCTATCTTGAATATAGAACTGCAGCGGCCTCTTTTGTAGGAGGGGGTGCAGGTGTTGTAAATGTTGTCCCCGGTAATGGTTCATCGGAAATCATCAGGCTTGTCGCCGGCTGTATTCTCAATGAAGGGGATGAGGTAATGATTCCCCAGCCTACCTTTGCTGAATATGAACAGCAATGCAGGGTGGCCGGTGCGAAAATTGTGTATTATCCGGTAGGATCCCTGCTTTCCATCTCTGCGGACGCGCTGGAATCGGTACGTATTCTTTTTGTGTGCAATCCCAACAATCCTACCGGTAAGTTGCTTGCAAGAGAAGATGTCCTGCGCCTTGCACGGCTTTGTGCAGAAACAGATACTCTGCTTTTTGTTGATGAGGCTTTTATTGAACTATCCGATATATCAAGTACTGTAGTTGATGTTGCCATCTCTAATGATCATGTTTTCGTAATGAGGTCACTTACCAAATCATTTGCACTGCCGGGTATACGTATGGGATTTGGTGTTGCATCTGAGGCAATGGCTGAAAAATTGAATACTGCCCGTCTGCCCTGGAATATGGGTTCTCTTGCCGAAGGGGTGGGATGCGCTTTAATGGAGATGGAGGGTGGTATGGAATCACCATTCATGGATATGTCCCGCCAGAAGATAACCCAATACAGGGATTATCTCGTAGAGAGGCTGAATGATATCTATGGTTTCCATCCTCATTCAAGTTCTGTAAATTATATACTTGTGGATATCTCCGAGCTCCTTATGGATTCTGTAGAACTTACAGAAAGACTTGCAAGACATGGTGTGCTTATCAGGGATTGCAGTTCTTTCCCGCTGATGGAAAAAGATTATATCCGTCTTGCAGTGCGGCCTCCTGAAGAAACGGATATACTGATTCATACTATCGGAGAGGTCCTTACAGAATCCGGCAAGGATTATGCCGAGGAAAAACTGAAGGAAACCATCAAAGATGCTTCTTGCGGATGTTCTTCAAGCCGCAATACCTGTGAGTACTATCCCTGTCATTTCGAAGGGCAGGATTGCACTTTCTGTTTCTGCCCCTTCTACCCATGCGAAGATACGCGCACCGGGGGTAAATGGATAGATAGCACTACAGGCAGCAGGGTCTGGAGCTGTGAAGATTGTGTGCTTGTCCATAATTCGGATGTTGTGCACAAGATGCTTGACATTCTCATGGAGGATGGTGGTACTGACATCAGTCTCAAAAAAGCCTGGGATGAAGTGATACATGTCAGTTTATAA
- a CDS encoding PAS domain-containing protein — protein sequence MDILEFNAPVSKSKIFADMIQHSTDAIIYTTPDFTINFVNRSAEEMFGWTLPEIKGKPITILHDQELTSQQKKEMFSNLYSGKAHEIEGSRKRKDGSTFYCQIKISPLFTEKSRIYGYMGIIRDITEEKQNEDSLVKELDLLTGLIGTARVIVTVLDRQGKIVYCNPHTEKITGYKLKEIKGDDWFSRFIPVREKERIRSVFKKAICGHPTKGNVNPIDTKEGKEIIVEWYDTALKNDEGEVTGLLSIGNDITQRVEAEEKLKTIYENMPGGILMIGQDYIIKDVNYRTCEITGYKREELVGQLCDIVCPKGSSSKQCPIWEDGQEEFRGMDTSIKCKNGIKKPILKNAQEITIKGDTYILELFQDISQRKNAEENAIEAKKAAEQANQTKSEFLANMSHELRTPLNSVIGFSDILSKEVRGKLNDSQKKYVSNITKSGSHLLSLINDILDLSKIEAGQKQLEYSSFDLHEALDEISILIKPLISKKNIDLQMDLPPEDSRVYADRKKFKQIMYNLLSNASKFTPDKGTITIVANQEKDKLKVAVQDTGMGIPEADQATIFEPFQQVKSAKSSEYKGTGLGLSLARELVEMHGGQVGLKSEVGMGSTFTFTIPDKPNTN from the coding sequence GTGGATATTTTAGAATTTAATGCACCCGTAAGCAAATCAAAAATATTTGCAGATATGATCCAGCATTCCACAGATGCCATAATATATACTACTCCTGACTTTACCATAAATTTCGTAAACCGATCTGCAGAAGAGATGTTCGGATGGACCCTGCCTGAAATAAAAGGCAAACCAATAACCATACTCCATGACCAAGAGCTGACCTCACAACAGAAAAAAGAAATGTTTTCAAACCTCTATTCAGGAAAGGCTCATGAGATTGAAGGTTCGAGAAAACGCAAGGATGGAAGTACTTTCTACTGTCAGATTAAAATATCACCCCTTTTTACAGAAAAATCCAGAATATATGGATACATGGGAATAATAAGGGATATCACTGAAGAAAAACAGAATGAAGACAGTTTGGTTAAAGAACTCGATCTCTTGACCGGTCTAATTGGTACTGCCAGAGTGATTGTGACCGTTCTTGACAGACAGGGAAAAATAGTATATTGTAACCCACATACGGAAAAAATCACCGGCTACAAACTTAAAGAAATAAAGGGAGACGATTGGTTTTCCAGATTCATACCTGTAAGAGAAAAGGAAAGAATCAGATCCGTATTCAAAAAGGCGATTTGCGGCCACCCTACTAAAGGCAATGTCAACCCCATTGACACAAAAGAAGGTAAGGAAATCATTGTCGAGTGGTATGACACAGCATTAAAGAATGATGAGGGAGAAGTCACCGGCCTTCTTTCCATCGGAAATGACATTACACAAAGAGTCGAAGCTGAAGAAAAGTTAAAGACTATATATGAAAACATGCCCGGTGGCATCTTGATGATAGGCCAGGATTACATTATAAAAGATGTAAACTACCGTACATGTGAGATTACAGGCTATAAAAGGGAAGAACTCGTAGGACAACTATGTGACATTGTTTGCCCAAAGGGATCCAGCTCAAAACAGTGCCCCATATGGGAAGACGGACAGGAAGAATTCAGGGGAATGGATACCTCAATAAAGTGCAAAAACGGAATAAAAAAACCTATATTGAAAAATGCACAGGAAATTACCATAAAAGGAGATACATACATTCTGGAACTATTTCAGGATATTTCGCAACGCAAGAATGCCGAAGAAAATGCCATCGAAGCAAAAAAGGCTGCAGAACAGGCAAACCAGACCAAAAGTGAATTTCTGGCAAACATGAGTCATGAACTGAGAACACCTTTAAATTCGGTGATTGGGTTTTCCGATATCCTTTCAAAAGAAGTAAGAGGGAAACTCAATGACTCACAGAAGAAATATGTGTCCAACATTACCAAAAGCGGCAGTCACCTGCTAAGCCTGATTAATGATATTCTCGATCTTTCGAAGATAGAAGCCGGACAAAAACAACTTGAATACAGTAGTTTTGACCTGCATGAAGCACTGGATGAAATCAGCATACTGATCAAACCTCTCATATCCAAAAAGAATATAGACCTGCAAATGGATTTACCTCCTGAAGATAGCAGGGTGTATGCTGACAGGAAAAAATTCAAACAGATTATGTACAACCTGCTGAGCAATGCATCCAAGTTTACCCCGGATAAAGGAACAATTACAATTGTTGCCAATCAAGAAAAGGACAAATTGAAAGTTGCAGTCCAGGACACCGGCATGGGAATACCCGAGGCCGATCAGGCTACAATTTTTGAACCTTTCCAGCAGGTCAAATCCGCCAAATCCAGTGAATATAAGGGCACAGGACTGGGACTTTCCCTTGCCAGGGAACTAGTGGAAATGCATGGTGGCCAGGTCGGACTGAAAAGTGAGGTTGGGATGGGAAGCACATTTACATTCACAATCCCGGATAAACCGAATACGAATTGA
- a CDS encoding DUF5591 domain-containing protein, whose protein sequence is MTPIIPENERSDEPLDTERLIYHPDMIRANKWVLNEYEAPTRKFCIFVPCSMRKPYHTSPSHRMYDRIIFDLLKPEDVHIVVFGTCGVTPREIDTEYPFTDYKFMMGKCNVAKIKRDFISMESKRIATYLEKTRDNYGHRIAYCTGDFRKAMLKGLEKTDIEVNIVPRQKTMEEHIRPNKRFIYGSLSQKGYLQDLSDAITDKLGIERRVVGIDPECSENDNDWYLL, encoded by the coding sequence GTGACCCCAATAATACCAGAAAATGAAAGGTCCGATGAACCGCTTGATACAGAGAGATTAATATATCATCCGGATATGATACGTGCCAATAAGTGGGTCCTCAATGAATATGAGGCCCCTACGCGCAAATTCTGCATATTCGTCCCCTGTTCTATGAGAAAACCCTATCATACGAGTCCATCCCACAGGATGTATGACAGGATCATTTTTGATTTGCTAAAACCCGAAGATGTTCATATAGTAGTTTTCGGAACCTGCGGAGTAACCCCACGGGAAATAGACACTGAATATCCTTTTACCGATTACAAATTCATGATGGGCAAATGCAATGTGGCAAAGATCAAGCGGGATTTTATAAGTATGGAAAGCAAAAGAATTGCAACATACCTCGAGAAGACCCGTGACAATTATGGCCACAGGATAGCCTACTGCACAGGAGACTTCAGAAAGGCGATGCTCAAGGGTCTTGAGAAAACGGATATTGAAGTAAATATCGTCCCCCGACAAAAAACAATGGAAGAGCACATCCGCCCCAACAAGAGATTCATTTACGGCAGCCTGAGCCAGAAAGGATATCTTCAGGACCTCTCCGATGCAATCACCGATAAATTGGGGATTGAAAGAAGAGTCGTGGGAATTGACCCCGAGTGTTCAGAAAACGATAATGACTGGTATCTTTTGTGA
- a CDS encoding NYN domain-containing protein, translating to METDSVQKKLAVLIDADNAQPSIVEGLFSEIAKYGIASVKRIYGDWTRPNLKNWKDSLLEHSIQPMQQFSYTYGKNATDSSLIIDAMDLLYSEPLDGFCIVSSDSDFTRLSSRIRESGRKVYGFGELKTPKPFIAACDKFIYTENLRKEEDIVDTVAESPMQAPGKWDTNRLKGDSKLVKMLRDAVEDSAEESGWAFLGNVGSNLVQKQPDFDPRNYGYKKMWDIFRAIDLFDIDEVRADNSSNNRLIYVKDKKSDGK from the coding sequence ATGGAGACTGATTCAGTACAGAAGAAACTGGCAGTACTTATCGATGCTGACAATGCACAACCTTCCATAGTGGAGGGACTTTTTTCGGAAATAGCCAAATACGGGATCGCAAGTGTAAAACGGATTTACGGTGATTGGACGCGTCCCAACCTGAAAAACTGGAAGGACAGCCTGCTGGAACATTCCATCCAGCCGATGCAGCAATTCAGTTATACTTACGGGAAAAATGCCACCGACAGTTCCCTTATAATCGATGCGATGGACCTGCTTTATTCCGAGCCCCTAGATGGTTTCTGTATTGTTTCAAGTGACAGTGATTTCACACGTCTTTCATCCAGGATAAGGGAATCTGGTCGTAAGGTCTACGGCTTCGGGGAACTCAAGACTCCAAAACCCTTTATTGCAGCCTGTGATAAGTTCATATATACGGAAAACCTGCGTAAGGAGGAAGACATAGTAGATACAGTAGCTGAGTCACCAATGCAGGCTCCGGGGAAATGGGATACCAACCGTCTCAAAGGTGACAGCAAGCTAGTTAAAATGCTAAGGGATGCTGTGGAAGATTCAGCTGAGGAAAGTGGCTGGGCCTTCCTGGGCAATGTGGGCAGCAATCTTGTGCAGAAACAGCCGGATTTCGATCCTCGTAACTATGGTTACAAAAAAATGTGGGATATTTTCCGGGCAATAGATCTTTTTGATATCGATGAGGTCCGGGCGGATAATTCCAGCAATAACCGGTTGATTTACGTGAAGGATAAAAAAAGCGATGGGAAGTGA
- the pylSc gene encoding pyrrolysine--tRNA(Pyl) ligase large subunit, translated as MERKPLDLLIDTNGVWLSRNGLLHGVKNFEVSRNHIHITTDCQSRFTVRNSRRSRSARALRNNKYRKACKNCKLSDERITRFVTKDFGRGSQARVITSSKTKKSKSPKEAVVKSVSSKANEMPPVVEAKKEKPVKPDYTPAQKKRITTLLSPADDLSSIKELPTFKELETELVKKRKQDLRQMYEDDRRHQLAQLERDISLFLIEKGFMEVRTSVLIPAKFIERMGITEEDPLYKQIFRVDENTCLRPMLAPGLYNYLHNFDNIMPDPLKIFEIGTCYRKESDGKEHLEEFTMVNFCQMGSGCTKENLLNIIDDLLKYLNIDYEVISDNCMVYGDTIDIMHGDMEISSAVVGPIPQDLDWGVTKPWMGAGMGIERLLKVKHKYTNIKRSSRSISYYNGITTNLR; from the coding sequence ATGGAAAGGAAACCACTAGATTTACTTATAGACACCAACGGAGTGTGGCTCTCTAGGAACGGGTTACTTCATGGTGTAAAGAACTTCGAGGTGTCAAGAAACCATATTCATATCACTACTGACTGCCAAAGCCGCTTTACAGTACGCAATTCAAGAAGAAGTCGCTCTGCAAGGGCGCTACGCAACAATAAATATCGCAAAGCATGCAAAAACTGCAAACTTTCCGATGAGCGTATTACTCGTTTTGTCACAAAAGATTTTGGCAGGGGAAGCCAGGCACGTGTTATCACATCTTCAAAAACAAAAAAGAGTAAATCTCCAAAGGAAGCAGTGGTAAAATCTGTATCCAGCAAGGCAAATGAAATGCCACCTGTTGTAGAGGCAAAAAAAGAAAAGCCTGTAAAACCGGATTACACGCCTGCCCAGAAGAAAAGGATTACAACACTGCTTAGCCCTGCAGACGACCTTAGTTCAATAAAAGAACTCCCCACCTTCAAGGAGCTGGAGACAGAACTTGTTAAAAAAAGAAAACAAGACCTGCGCCAGATGTATGAGGATGACCGCAGACATCAGCTGGCCCAGCTCGAAAGGGACATCTCCCTATTTTTAATAGAAAAAGGATTCATGGAAGTACGTACTTCTGTCCTGATACCTGCCAAATTCATTGAAAGAATGGGCATCACAGAAGAAGACCCCCTCTACAAGCAGATCTTCCGGGTGGATGAGAATACATGCCTGCGGCCCATGCTTGCCCCGGGATTATATAATTATCTTCACAATTTTGATAACATAATGCCCGACCCCCTCAAGATATTCGAGATCGGTACCTGCTACAGAAAGGAATCCGACGGCAAAGAACATCTTGAAGAGTTTACAATGGTTAATTTCTGCCAGATGGGTTCGGGATGCACAAAAGAAAACCTGTTAAATATTATCGATGACCTGCTCAAATATCTAAACATCGATTACGAAGTAATCTCGGATAATTGCATGGTGTATGGAGATACCATTGACATAATGCATGGGGATATGGAAATATCTTCAGCCGTTGTGGGACCCATTCCACAGGACCTCGACTGGGGAGTGACCAAACCCTGGATGGGTGCAGGAATGGGAATTGAGAGATTACTCAAGGTAAAGCACAAATACACAAACATAAAGCGCTCAAGCAGGTCTATTTCATACTATAACGGAATTACAACCAATCTCAGGTGA
- a CDS encoding helix-turn-helix domain-containing protein translates to MTGSISEMLKANCECDDVAKCILGLKDLDLKAYKILLSNGPLTAEKLGKYLDRERSTAYRSLQNLISCGLVYRETHTIDVGGYFYEYVAVNPAEVRRMLQESVDQWYDKVSHLINKIDKELVGDEIP, encoded by the coding sequence ATGACGGGTTCAATTTCGGAAATGCTGAAAGCGAATTGTGAATGCGATGATGTTGCCAAGTGTATTCTGGGCTTAAAAGACCTGGATCTAAAGGCTTATAAGATACTGCTTTCCAATGGTCCTCTGACAGCCGAAAAACTCGGGAAGTATCTGGATCGTGAGCGCAGTACAGCTTATCGTTCTCTCCAGAACCTGATCTCCTGCGGACTCGTTTACAGGGAAACCCATACCATTGATGTAGGGGGTTATTTTTATGAATACGTGGCTGTAAACCCTGCAGAGGTCAGGCGAATGCTTCAGGAAAGTGTTGACCAGTGGTATGATAAAGTGAGTCATCTGATTAATAAAATCGATAAGGAACTTGTAGGGGACGAAATTCCATAA